One Coprobacter fastidiosus genomic window, TAAAGCCGGAATAGCAATTCCTCCGACAGAGTTGACACAATCTACGGCGACAGTGAAACCTGCGGCTCTAATAGCATCGACATCCACTAAATCCAAAGCAAGGACACTCTCTATGTGTTTCTGTGTATATGTGAAATTTTCGGTAACTTTACCTAAATGATCTACATCGGCAAACAAAAAATCCTCTCTCGCTGCGATTTCAAGAACCTGATTGCCTTCTGCCGCATTCAGAAATTCACCTTTCTCATTCAACAACTTCAATGCATTCCACTGTTTAGGATTATGGCTCGCCGTCAAAATAATTCCGCCGCAAGCATTCTCCATCGTTACAGCCAATTCGGTTGTCGGGGTTGTTGCCAGACCGATGTTCACAACATCAAAGCCCATACCCATCAAAGTACCGACCACGCAATAGTTAACCATTTCTCCCGAAATACGGGCATCACGACCTACTACTATTTTATTTGTATTTACCGATGTCGTCTTGCGGATCAATGTCGCATAGGCTGCCGTAAATTTAACGATATCGAGGGGATTCAGACCTTCTCCGGCCTTACCGCCGATAGTACCTCGAATACCTGAAATCGATTTAATTAATGACATAATTGAAATTTTTATAGTTAGGGTTATTATTGTTCACTCAATGAATACTCAATAAGATATAAATATGGAATAACAGACGAAATAGATTCGGTAAATCCCATTTTCGAAGGAACGATAACCTTTACAACAGCTTTATTTCCGACATATTGCAACGGGTACTCTATGCCAAGACCATAGGTTGTAGAAGAGGATGTCGTAACCGTATTATAATTGAAATAATAATCGTCGATATTTTCATAATAGAAATTACCTACAGCATCAGCACTTCCCGTAGAAGCAAGAGTATTTAAATTTTGCCGTAAAAAACGGAAATAAACTTTATCGCCTTTTTGTATAGGAGTACCATTCCCCTTAGAGATAATCTGCATATAAACACCGTCTTCAAGCCTGTAATACGGAGCATCAGCACTTTCCCTGTCTCCATTCGTAGTTTCCAAGTCATCGAGATTTGCCGGAATATCGGCCACTCTATACCCTTTTAAATATTTATCGATAGAATCTTGCTCTTCTTGCAATAACTCAGCGTAAGTTT contains:
- a CDS encoding DUF4827 domain-containing protein, which encodes MKQKLILIMLLCGFLVIGTSCKDDKTYAELLQEEQDSIDKYLKGYRVADIPANLDDLETTNGDRESADAPYYRLEDGVYMQIISKGNGTPIQKGDKVYFRFLRQNLNTLASTGSADAVGNFYYENIDDYYFNYNTVTTSSSTTYGLGIEYPLQYVGNKAVVKVIVPSKMGFTESISSVIPYLYLIEYSLSEQ